DNA sequence from the Candidatus Fluviicola riflensis genome:
TGAACACTATAAGAGAATTCGCTAAATCATTAAGTAAGGTCAACTCGCGAGTCGCCCTTACTTAATGATTTACAATTCCACGTCCAGGTCGTTTTCCGTTTCCATCAACTGTTTCTCATACATCTGCGCGTACAAACCGCTGGTTTTCATCAGGCTTTCATGCGAACCGGTTTCAACGATTTTTCCTTCTTCCATTACCAGAATAGTGTCTGCATTGCGCAATGAAGAGATTCTATGACTCACGATCACGGTAGTCGTTCCGTTGCGTTCCGTGTATTTACGAAGGTTGCGCAGAATAATTTCTTCGGTTTCCGTATCAACGGCTGATAAACAATCGTCGAGGACCAATAGTTGTGGTTGACGAATCAGCGCACGAGCGATACTGACGCGTTGTTTTTGTCCGCCACTCAGGTTTACGCCACGTTCGCCCAAAAGTGTATCAAATCCTTCGTCAAATGCCTGTATGTTGTGTAATACGTGTGCATCCGCGGCAGCTTGTTCCAATTCTTCCTGGTTGTAGCTCGTGCCCTGGCTTCCGAAAGCGATATTGTTGCGAATGCTGTCTGAAAACAGGAACACATCCTGTGGTACCACGCCGATTTCCTTACGGAATTGATCCAGGTTAATATCGGTAATAGGAGTGTTGTTGTAAAGAACTTCACCTTCAGTTGCTTCGATCTGACGCAAAAGTAAGTGAGTGAGTGTTGACTTCCCGCAACCTGTTCGACCAATGATCCCGAGTGTTTCACCACGTTTGATTGTAAACGAAATGTGTTCCAGAACATTTTTTTCGGTATTGGGGTAGTGGTAACTGACGTCTTTAAATGAAATGGAAGAAAGCGCTTCGTTTGTCCCATTATTGTGGTTTTTGATGTCCGGTTCCACGTGCAAAAATTCGTTGATTCGTTGCTGGGAAGCCGATGCACGCTGAATGATAGAAGTTACCCAACCAACACTTGCAAACGGCCAGGTGAGCATCATTACAAAGCCGATGAAAGTGATAATGTTACCGGGATTGACTGCATTTAAGTATACCGGCTTTCCGTTTTTGTATATAAATTCTCCAAATTCGTTTGTTTCAGGAAAACTTAGGAGTCCACCGACATAAACTGTAACCACCACACTGGCGCCGATCAGGAACGTAATCGTTGGCATAAACAGTGCGTTGGTCAATACCAGTCGCATATTGCGCTTGTGGTATTCATGCGAGGCTTTCGAAAAGCG
Encoded proteins:
- a CDS encoding ABC transporter, which gives rise to MKSLSYLNKYFYAYRWHLLLGILFITIQNYFYVKMPVILGEAAESFRTAVEKNTVEAVSALAFKLAGLYILYSIIKGIFLFLTRQTIIVMSRRIEFDLKNEVYRKYQQLHYTFFKSQSTGDLMNRISEDVSQVRQYLGPGVMYTVNLAILFPLVSYQMVQISWELTIYTLIPLPIMGVLIYFVSNRMNRLSKSVQQQQSQLSTIGQETFSGIRVIKAYIQEKQTEERFSKASHEYHKRNMRLVLTNALFMPTITFLIGASVVVTVYVGGLLSFPETNEFGEFIYKNGKPVYLNAVNPGNIITFIGFVMMLTWPFASVGWVTSIIQRASASQQRINEFLHVEPDIKNHNNGTNEALSSISFKDVSYHYPNTEKNVLEHISFTIKRGETLGIIGRTGCGKSTLTHLLLRQIEATEGEVLYNNTPITDINLDQFRKEIGVVPQDVFLFSDSIRNNIAFGSQGTSYNQEELEQAAADAHVLHNIQAFDEGFDTLLGERGVNLSGGQKQRVSIARALIRQPQLLVLDDCLSAVDTETEEIILRNLRKYTERNGTTTVIVSHRISSLRNADTILVMEEGKIVETGSHESLMKTSGLYAQMYEKQLMETENDLDVEL